CTGGTGTCGTGTCTCCCAACCATTCATGTTCTCAGCGGTTGCGACAGTACCAGCAAGGTGGGTCCAAAGGTGTTTGGCCTGAAAGCATCCATGGATCTCTCCCTACTGGAAGGGTTTGGTGTAGAAGAACTGTCACCACAGATGACAAGCAATGCTAAAAAGTTCCTTGTGTCTGGATTAAAGAAGACCGACTGTTCCACTTTCGATGAATATCAGCAGTACCACAACTCCAAGAAAGAACTGGACTTCAACCAGCTTGTGTGCTGTTCATCAACGATACAAGAACACATACAGCGAGCATATCTGCAGTGTATGATGTGGTTGCAAGCCCCAACTCCTGCATTCACAAAACCAGATCCACTCCAGTATGGGTATGAAGCAACGGATGTTGGCATAACACCAGTGATACTGCCAGTATCGTGCAGGCCCGATGACCGATGACATAAAATGTGTGACGTTTTGTGGCTGTAGTAAAGGCCAAAAGTGTACAAATCCAAATAAGTAAATTCCAAAATAGGAACAATATGCAAAAGGTACAACAGGGACAATATGATAAAGTTTCATACATATGTTGTGGCCTTGATGGTATTGTATAATTGTGGTGCGTAACATGCTGAAATCGGTTTTTGGCAATTATCTTAAAAACCATTGACTTTtggatattaaaatgtattactgaCCCCCCATAATGTGGCCATTCCGCACATTTTGCAGATATATTTCGCCCGCAATGGGAAATGTGTTACCAACCAAAGATTGTCCCTGGACATTCAATTAGTGGATTCATGAAGAGTTTAGCTCtggaaatacaattgcatacaaCACCACCATGAGCTACTAACGTTCCTAGCGGCTGGCCAGTGACACATGGTCAATGGGTAGTTCAGTAACACGCGACTGCAGAGGCCTAGCTTAGGatttcaggtggtacgcagacttTTTCGGCGATAGAATAAAACAAGAGCATACACACATTtccatcatatattttaataataagaaatatatatatttgtaatctcagatggtacgcagctgcgtacctgcgtatatggaagctaggccCCTGGACTGCATCTCAAAATCATCTGATTAGTCGCCTTCGTTTGAAGAATgaacgttaaagggacagaccctagtttttaaacactaaggcatatttttttactattggagccgcttttgataactgaaatcaaacataatttagattttattgtttaaattatccatttccatacattcgaagtgttttttcgtcatcctggtgtttttagtatcacaaaatgcatttctcatattttttaaaatgcatatgtGTTAGAGATccaacagttatggagttgagttttagtctatttttagagggtatttcatcaATTCAAAGTCACATActaatgtttcactcagttgtaactttatccaaatgtgttacaggtttgtagattaactaaacttagtgttaattttcacgggttgaaactagggtgtgttcCTTTAAGTGACATGAATCACATGTGGATTCTCAAGAACTCCACATGTATTTGAAATGATCCCGTGGCTATTCAGATCAAAGTTCACCAGTGTAAAACCAACATTGTACACAACGATCCCACACGAAAAACGTTAGAAAAAAATACGAATAACAGTAcatatacgtacgtacgtatctatgtatttttatattttgaatatctctattgtgtgttaatgtatatgtatgtgtgtatgtgtatgtatgtaagtgtgtatgtatgtatgtatttttatattttgaatatctctattgtatgtatgtcgggttttgacttaaacatacatatattcaatgacgcactggcacaggggatattaaaatcctttattgccttcacaaatgtcctcatgccgttaccgagacccgaacctgtggcacccaatcgcccgcaattgttgggccggaacgctaccaatcagaccaactacgttccacgtatgtatctatgtatgtatgcatgtacgtatgtatgtatgtatctatctatctatctatctaagtatgtatgtatgttattgatgtatgaatgtcgaggttgactgttacatacatagatattaacgcaccgatacaggggataattaaatgctttttggcctcacaaattgtcccatgccgttgctgggacttgaacctgtggcaccgaatcgcccgcaaattgtgAGACTAACctcgatgcgctctgagctatcgaggcatccataaaaaggatgctctttaacccaaccacatgcatggggcctacaatctacgcggtcgaccccgcttacgtgcacgaaacagtgggtagaactggcactggctagtatgtattgatgtatgaatatctatatactgtatgtatgtcgaggttgactgtttcatacatagatattaacgcactggcacaggggataattaaatcctttctggcctcacaaattgtcccatgccgttgctgggactcgaacctgtggcaccgaatcgcccgcaaattgtgAGACTAaccactggcacaggggatattaaaatcctttattgccttcacaaatttcctcatgccgttaccgagacccgaacctgtggcacccaatcgcccgcaataAATTTGCAAGGTATCTACGTAATAACGTGTTGCTATCAATTTGctatttgtttacaagccaacaagagcTGTacacctgagcgtaacgttttcgaaagatttagttaaatgcgtgacgtcaaactaatttgtgctaatcgtaaTCATATTACGGATAGAGGCGACTTTGGTactgtgatttattaaatatcgaATGAAGATGTTATTTtatagaagtgttataggacaAACAGAATTAGCtacttgtgggtttttttaattcataaaatatgAATCTCGTCTATttaatcgtttttttttttttttgtctcggTATAgtctcgacaaataccgattaacatagactcggttgatattattcatattaaaaacactcgtgacgaatcctctatatatgtaacaataattgtaAACATTTGACACGGATATTATGGTAGATAGAATCCAGATGTTTAGAAACATGATCTGTTGTTGGTGGgtttatagatatagatagatatatatagatatagatagatatagatatatatagatatatatagatatatatagatatatatatatatatatatatatatatgtatgtatgtatgtattattaattcataTGATGCATGTTGATATGGACAAGTACATCAATACCAaactgtattaaagggacattcccgagtttgctgcgattaaatttacatattaaatatattttcttgtttagaatatcagtgtctgtatatttaatgtgtttctggtcgtcttaatatttgtaagaaggccaaactggattttgtctacaaataatttcgtacgtacgaaaaaacaatattttaggaaataaaatgaattttaacgtagtacaaatattagaatgatcagaaacacgtttaatatacagccacttatattttatgcagaaaaattaatttaatatgtaattgcaatcgttaaaaagtttctgttagtcgataacatcttaaaacttgcagcaaactcaggaatgtccctttaataccaaaatgtcaCTCGTGGCCGAGTGGTTAACGTTGCGGGCAGTTAATTATTATGCGAATCGAATCGGTACAGTACGTTCGAATCCTGCAAATTgcctatttttaatatttagtttaGATTCAAGACGTTGAGTTGTTTGAACTGATCTTGTTCTATTTCCAAGTATGTAAAAcgtgtattttgtgtattttacaGACGGAGGAAGCAAGGCATTAAAGGCACTCAGTGACGGATTTAgtggaccttatttctctaaatatggattataaatggaaattacattcatttggcaTACCAAACCTCGTTATTGTttcatccaaaacattttaattgaatcacgatcgagggaattccgtGACAcgattcatttttaaatattggaactcttattgtgaaaagtcataaaatGTGCGGAAAAACAGattcgtagtgatgaggctatattttgcatttaccatattttgacactcaatagccgatgtatttttcgtgctggggtgtcgttaaacattcattcattcattgattcattcatgatgaggctatatatatacGACAGCCGTATAATGTAttcttgaattttatataaacgaccgccGTGTACGGAGACTTGGTAAATGAGGGCCGGtagataattaaaaatatattatttcatgacaaaataaCGGCGAataagctgaaataaaataataaacagtcggaacatgaaactcacattattattattattattattattattataaaaagatAATTTGTGTCTTTTGGGGGTTTATTTATAGAGCTGCCATACCActtcaggcgcgtgtgcatggaatttagcagAGACGGTAACAACTCAAAAGTGCTCGGTTCGTAAACGGGTAACATGTTTTCCTGTGTCACCAATGACAAGCCAGTCTTTTGTTTTCACAaaacgtttgcaaattattttgaccgATTCGCAAACtagtcattcggtttaatgtatagcgttaaaaaacagtgtattgtcgcatgttttgtcgtccaaatgTTGGCTTAATCAtaacttaacccagttgaatccagttctacgtgcaggggcaagttcagcctgccgtttgtgtgtgtgtgcacgcacgttaaagggacactcctgagtttgctgcaatgtttaagatgttatcgactaacagagactttttaacgattgtaattacataccaaatatatttttctgcataaaatattagtagctgtatattaaacatgtttctgatcgttctaatatttgtactaggttaaaacaaaaattatttcctaaaatattatttgttcgtacgtacgaaattatttgaagacaaaatccagtttgggcttcttacaaatattaagacgatcagaaacacattgaatatacagacactgatattctaaacaagaaaatatatttaatatgtaagtttaatcgtagaaatgttttattagtcggaaacatcttacaatgcagaaaactcgggaatgtccctttaatcttgcatttttatagccaaaacccCCAGATAAAACACTGCCCCGTCCACACcaaaaagtagtagtaatagactaataataataatataattattattattattattattattattattattattatatacatagcaatgaaatatatagatctacagaaaccataaaaatgaTATCCGgtaaaaagtcatattttcacagtattttagctacagtgaaaatatagaaatcgtatttactattttgtaaaagtgcatgattaaattatctccctttgtctcgtttcttcgtatttaagtttggtgattaccaatgcatctcatcgtatttgaaaaattaaaaaatgtaatttaaacaactgtacctattaAAAAGGGATAGGAAGtgcaattacaataaaatatctaaaacgaattgaatacgaagctaaataatgatgacacaatgtacgATTTCTACGATGAGTGTAAGTGTAggaatttaacggcgttcgattcgttttgtttttgtgggatttttttttaggatcgctttgtcaggtatgtttgcacagcaatattattaaataaatgttaacaaagatcatttttatttaactttctttttaaaagtctatggtcaaatatttttggggggaaaacttccataggaagaaatatatcatggcgttacgtgttttcgataggataagcgaaagttattaccaaaaaacaaaagatattgtcaaaaattaggaaagatgtatataataaatagaaaaaaaacatgaaatagcctttatttattattattactattattattattattattattatgttggtaaaatcaaggcgcggtggggtgggtgggggcggttgttacagaaacattacataaatttagaggggacCCGGGAGAGGTCTCAGTGTTGCTGGTATTAGTCTAAGCTACAGATCCTGTAGGGGCGCTATTTCTAGTTGAACCTGACACGGCGAGCTGCAGAAACTGTctcattattttatcatttgtaCATATCTCCGAATGAAACTAGGGTGGGGATACTGAAATCAAATAATGGGAACCTCATTATTTTGGCCGATATTTGTGATGGTCGAGACTGTCTATGTATTCCTTTTTTAAAGCACCACAGTCCACATAATGATGGGATAATCCTGTATGCATGTCTGTATTCACTAAATTACTATGTATTCCATTAAGGGAACCCCACAAGATGAAAACAACATTAATGAAGATAGACTTCATTTCAGACtgtgtgatatacatgtatatattcaattctaattatgtgaaatttgtgcaatgggatggatgaacagtttgtatTGAACTAACTATTGGGgaaggtgctgtctgattaatgaagttattgttctttattagaaaATGGAAAAATGGCCATGGAACTAGCACGTGAATGGTAATACAAAGCGAGGTTTGGCCATGACCATGCTACTTTAACGTGCATTGTAATTGAAAAACTACATTTAGCCACATACACTGTATCCCATTCTCCATTCATGCGGCACAGCTTCATGTAGAATATTGACGGAAACACATATCCTAGAAGTGAGATCGTAGAGCCGCCAACAAGTGCCAAAATGGCGCCAAAGTGCGGTATGGACTCTGCGACGAACAGGACGAGTCCTACAGTTATAGTTCTTGAGACACACCGTTTCCAGTTAAACTCTGTAAACAATAAtagaacaacaataacaaaaacaaaaatagcagCAGTATTGgtactaatagtaatagtaggagCTGCATCaacatcagtagtagtagtagtagtagtaatagtagtagtagacgtagaagtagtagtagcagtactactactaataataatagtaatagtaggagCTGCATCaacatcagtagtagtagtagtagtaatagtagtagtagacgtagaagtagtagtagcagtactactactactaataatagtaatagtaggagCTGCATCaacatcagtagtagtagtagtaacattagcagtagaagtagtagtagtagtagaactattactactactactaataataataataatagtaatagtaggagATGCATCaacatcagtagtagtagtagtaacattagcagtagaagtagtaatagtaatagtaggagCTGCATCaacatcagtagtagtagtagtagtagtagtaacattaGCAGTAAATGCGGAACTACACGTAGCAGTAGTAGAAAAAAGTGTAATGTACTGTTAGTAACTAAATGCACAATGCACACCTGCTTGTAATTTCGATGGGTGTCCCAGCCTTTCACTCCACTGCCACCCCTTCACCAATCCTGTATCTGCCCGTGAATCAACTTAATTAGGTATTTTGAGAAGCTCCTCTCCTGTATCTGCCTATGAGATGAGCTTATTTCCAGGTATTTTGAGTAGCTCCTATCCTGTATTTGCCTGTGAGCTTACCTTTAGGTATTTCGAGAAGCTCCTCTCCTGTATCTGCCTATGAGTTGATCTTACCTTTAGGTATTTTGAGAAGCTCATCTCCTATATCAGCCTGTGAACTTACCTTTGGGTATTTTGAGTAGCTCCTCGACCTCCTGACTGAACGGGTTGAGCACAATGATGAAGCCAAGCACCAGTTGAACAGTGAAGAGGATCTGCACTGTGTACAGCATGGGGCCGCTCGACACAGTCTCTAGGATGTTGGCGTCGATGGAGTCGCCGTACACGACGTACGCAGCAATGACGACCGGCAGATACATCACGAGAACAACTGGAACGCCAATAGTTACATATACAGTGCTTTCAATAtaaatttactaaatgtttttagAGTAAAAACAAGATGCAGTACTGTTCCGTTCATCCATATTGTGATTCCCGACAATGCCTACAATGCTTCAGAGTTATCCACCTTTGCATTCGTGCTTTTATACTGTTTAGCCGTGCAGGTTTACCATGAGATACTCATATGGTTACCACTGACATCTCGTTTCCATTATATGTTTCCCACGCCATCTGTATTTAATACAATCAAACCAAACTGGGGAAACTACTATTCGCTttcatcacacacacatgcaaatacaggtcattcacacacacacacacgcacaggcacacgcacacacatacacacacaatctgGTCATCACCCCTCACACACGCCCTCTAGCAGGTATGTAGGCAGCATCCTGACACGACACTTAGATGTCCCCACGACGCGACTTTATGAGGCCAAGGATGTTTAGCGCACAACAGTCATCCTACGCCCTATCCCCTCCTATGAGGTTAATTTTAGAATCGCTCTTACTATAAGCTAATAGCATGGCTTTTCCAAACTGCTTGTGGTCTCTCGTGTCTGCCTGGAACGTGGGGAAGACGGTGTGCCCGCTAAACGCGAAGCAGATCGTGCCCAACGCCATGAAAAACGAGTTGACCTCAGGCAAGGAGTGGGTCACGTGATTCTGGTCTCGCTTGTCCAGCAAGATGTTGACGAACACCATCACAATCGCGATCGACATCGCCGCCATCGCTCCAATGCCCACAAATCTGCAAAACGCGTCAGTAGAAACCATAGAAGTAATATTCACGTTATTTAACATACGGGGTCAGGATTTTGAGAGTAAGATACCAAATACAGATCTAGCTGACATAAGATGATgaatgtggtggtggtggtgatggtgatgatgatgatgacgatgatgatggtggtggtggtggtggttgtggtcaATAAAACGAAAATCTGTATAATTAACAGTGTAACACAATTACAGTAAAATAGTGTCAACATTCTCATAGCACAGTTAACACCAGTCAGCTGATAATCTTACGCATGGTTTACGTAAATTGGGAACAACATTTTGGTGGCTGGGAGAAAAACAGTTTACAATTGGTGCATAGTATTTTACAGCTATCACAGCCACGTGTTAATGGTTACCATTTCTCGCAAACTACAAGCAGGCTATTCAGCTGACTGGTGTTAACTGTGCTACGAGAATGTCAATTGTTTTGTAGATCTTGTTCAATGTGGCAATTGTTCACTATAATTGTGTTAAACGGGTATGCATTGAAAACGATTGCGATTATATTAACACTCACTACAGCTATCCATTTAAAGACTATTCTATAAATACTTACGACAGATATCCATTCAAAGACATCATGATTCCATAAACAAGACAGATGTCCATTCAAAGACATCGTGATTCTATAAACACGACATGTGTCCATTCAAAGACATCGTGATCCTTTAAACGACAGATATCCATTCAAAGACATCATGATTCTATAAACAAGACAGATGTACATTCAAAGACATCGTGATTCTATAAACAAGACGGATATCCATTCAAAGACATCATTCCATAAACAAGACAGATGTCCATTCAAAGACATCGTGATTCTATAAACAAGACATATCCATTCAAAGACATCATGAT
This DNA window, taken from Gigantopelta aegis isolate Gae_Host chromosome 4, Gae_host_genome, whole genome shotgun sequence, encodes the following:
- the LOC121372459 gene encoding amino acid transporter AVT1D-like isoform X4, which codes for MYTGDILGKCWCLVQERYPEFRGHVRYPYPAMGQITYGKPGRLLVSFSINFTLFGVAVVFLLLASQNIHDLINYLNKDISLCYWLIIVAGLLALMCLFGTSADFPFVGIGAMAAMSIAIVMVFVNILLDKRDQNHVTHSLPEVNSFFMALGTICFAFSGHTVFPTFQADTRDHKQFGKAMLLAYIVLVMYLPVVIAAYVVYGDSIDANILETVSSGPMLYTVQILFTVQLVLGFIIVLNPFSQEVEELLKIPKEFNWKRCVSRTITVGLVLFVAESIPHFGAILALVGGSTISLLGYVFPSIFYMKLCRMNGEWDTVCIPLHTKVANYVIVVVGLVAGAAATYSAISGLASPDVFSLPYYMDI